In one Staphylococcus lutrae genomic region, the following are encoded:
- a CDS encoding PLP-dependent aminotransferase family protein has product MEMLMFHIDKSLAQPIYLQLYENIKQSIIKGQMHEGEKLPSKRQLSQYLSVSQTTVESAYAQLVDEGYIYSRAKSGFFVSDIDTLPFTQSVELESLSQVHPPFPNLTYAFKLGTIDQHHFPFEQFRKYAKEAFEELQFHLIEPGHKQGDLALRTQISHYLFHSRGVQSTPEQVIVASSTEQLLSMITDLLPDTKKFILEDPIYPQVHQVLKRKHIPYHFIPVEKEGIVIEDTSHQSHHIVYITPSHQFPTGVTMHLKNRMRLLKWATAQPHRFIIEDDYDSEFRYEGKPIPALQSLDQAGRVIYVSTFSKSISPTIRIAYAVLPKPLLSLYQRTTHIEGGTVPRHTQYMVARFMETNQFERHLNRMRKIYRQKRDIILTQLMRYPHVFDVSGEKTGMHFIITIKNGWSEKTCLERLTHFEIDMKPLSHYLYHNKQVQPPRFVLGFGGIPICELDQHIAQLIRCFTSNDFQ; this is encoded by the coding sequence ATGGAAATGTTAATGTTTCATATTGATAAATCACTCGCCCAACCTATTTATCTTCAGTTATATGAAAATATTAAACAAAGTATTATTAAAGGACAGATGCATGAAGGTGAAAAACTCCCCTCTAAACGGCAACTGAGCCAATATTTATCAGTCAGTCAAACGACCGTTGAAAGTGCATACGCACAACTGGTGGATGAAGGCTATATCTATAGTCGTGCTAAATCTGGATTTTTCGTCAGTGATATCGACACGCTTCCTTTTACGCAATCGGTAGAGTTGGAAAGTCTTTCCCAAGTTCACCCTCCTTTTCCAAATTTAACTTACGCGTTTAAATTAGGGACCATTGATCAACATCATTTCCCTTTCGAGCAATTTCGGAAGTATGCGAAAGAAGCATTTGAAGAATTACAATTTCACCTGATTGAACCGGGTCATAAACAGGGGGATCTTGCATTAAGAACGCAAATTAGTCATTATTTATTTCACAGTCGTGGGGTACAGTCAACGCCTGAACAAGTCATCGTTGCTTCATCTACTGAACAATTATTATCAATGATTACAGACTTATTGCCCGACACGAAAAAGTTTATTTTAGAAGACCCGATTTATCCTCAAGTCCATCAAGTGCTCAAACGTAAGCATATTCCTTATCACTTCATTCCAGTCGAAAAAGAGGGCATTGTCATTGAAGATACGTCACATCAATCCCATCATATCGTGTACATTACACCCAGTCATCAATTCCCAACAGGTGTGACCATGCATTTAAAAAACCGGATGCGCCTTTTAAAATGGGCGACTGCACAGCCCCACCGTTTTATCATTGAGGATGATTATGATTCAGAATTCCGCTATGAAGGTAAGCCCATTCCTGCACTTCAAAGCTTAGATCAAGCGGGTCGTGTCATTTATGTAAGCACCTTTTCAAAATCGATTTCACCAACGATTCGAATTGCTTATGCGGTGTTACCCAAACCACTGTTATCACTCTATCAACGCACCACTCATATCGAAGGGGGGACCGTTCCCCGCCATACGCAATATATGGTGGCACGATTTATGGAGACCAATCAGTTTGAAAGGCATTTAAATCGAATGCGTAAAATTTACCGTCAAAAACGGGATATCATTCTCACACAACTGATGCGCTATCCACATGTTTTTGACGTTTCCGGTGAAAAAACGGGGATGCACTTTATCATTACGATAAAAAATGGTTGGAGTGAAAAAACTTGTTTGGAGCGCCTGACACACTTTGAAATAGATATGAAACCACTTTCTCATTATCTTTATCACAACAAGCAAGTCCAACCCCCTCGATTTGTGCTAGGATTTGGAGGCATTCCGATATGTGAACTTGATCAACACATTGCCCAACTGATTCGTTGCTTTACTTCAAATGATTTCCAATAA
- the pdxS gene encoding pyridoxal 5'-phosphate synthase lyase subunit PdxS, with translation MSKQIGSERVKRGMAEMQKGGVIMDVVNAEQAKIAEEAGAVAVMALERVPSDIRAAGGVARACNPSIVEEVMNAVSIPVMAKCRIGHITEARVLEAMGVDYIDESEVLTPADEVFHLKKSDYTVPFVCGCRNLGEAARRIGEGAAMLRTKGEPGTGNIVEAVRHMRQVNQEVKRITVMSDDELMTEAKNLGAPYEILKDIKAHGRLPVVNFAAGGVATPQDAALMMELGADGVFVGSGIFKSEDPEMFAKAIVQATTHYQDYKLIGELAKKLGTAMKGLDIQKLSLEERMQERGW, from the coding sequence ATGTCAAAACAAATCGGTTCAGAACGTGTTAAACGAGGTATGGCAGAAATGCAAAAAGGTGGCGTCATCATGGATGTCGTCAACGCAGAACAAGCCAAAATTGCAGAAGAAGCAGGGGCAGTCGCTGTCATGGCGCTTGAGCGTGTACCATCAGATATTCGTGCGGCTGGAGGTGTGGCGCGTGCATGTAACCCTTCAATTGTAGAAGAAGTGATGAACGCGGTCTCTATTCCAGTTATGGCAAAATGTCGTATTGGTCATATTACAGAAGCAAGAGTATTAGAAGCGATGGGCGTGGACTACATTGACGAATCAGAAGTCCTTACGCCTGCAGATGAAGTGTTCCATTTGAAGAAAAGCGATTATACAGTTCCGTTTGTATGTGGCTGTCGTAATCTAGGTGAAGCCGCGCGTCGTATTGGCGAAGGTGCTGCAATGTTACGGACGAAAGGTGAGCCAGGAACAGGAAATATCGTTGAAGCGGTACGTCATATGCGCCAAGTCAATCAAGAAGTGAAGCGCATCACAGTCATGAGTGATGATGAATTAATGACTGAAGCGAAAAACCTAGGTGCACCTTATGAGATTTTAAAAGATATTAAAGCACATGGCCGACTACCAGTTGTAAACTTTGCGGCTGGAGGCGTGGCAACACCACAAGATGCGGCTTTAATGATGGAATTAGGTGCTGACGGCGTTTTCGTTGGGTCAGGAATTTTCAAATCAGAAGACCCTGAAATGTTTGCAAAAGCAATTGTTCAAGCGACAACACATTATCAAGATTACAAATTGATCGGTGAATTAGCGAAAAAATTAGGTACGGCAATGAAAGGATTAGATATCCAGAAATTGTCATTAGAAGAACGCATGCAAGAGCGTGGTTGGTAA
- the pdxT gene encoding pyridoxal 5'-phosphate synthase glutaminase subunit PdxT, which produces MKIGVLALQGAVREHLRHIELAGHEGIPVKKVEQLEEIDGLIIPGGESTTLRRLMNLYGFKAALRESSLPMFGTCAGLIVLAKDIVGEEGYLQKLDITVERNSFGRQVDSFEAELDIKGIDQPIEGVFIRAPHIQSVESAVEILGEIDGKIIAVQQGRYLGVSFHPELTDDYRITQYFIEHVMTHA; this is translated from the coding sequence ATGAAAATTGGTGTTTTAGCATTACAAGGTGCAGTTCGTGAACATCTTCGTCATATTGAATTGGCAGGTCATGAAGGAATTCCTGTAAAAAAAGTAGAACAACTCGAAGAAATTGATGGATTGATTATTCCAGGAGGAGAATCGACGACTTTGCGCCGTTTAATGAACCTATACGGCTTTAAAGCGGCATTACGTGAATCATCACTCCCGATGTTTGGAACATGTGCAGGTCTCATTGTCCTTGCGAAAGATATTGTTGGAGAAGAAGGTTATCTTCAAAAACTAGATATCACCGTAGAGCGAAATTCATTCGGTCGTCAAGTGGATAGTTTTGAAGCTGAACTCGATATCAAAGGTATAGACCAACCTATTGAAGGTGTATTTATTCGTGCCCCTCATATCCAATCGGTTGAATCTGCAGTTGAAATACTTGGAGAAATTGATGGAAAAATCATCGCTGTACAACAAGGCCGTTATTTAGGTGTCTCTTTCCACCCTGAATTAACAGATGATTATCGTATCACACAATATTTTATTGAGCACGTCATGACACACGCATAA
- the cas9 gene encoding type II CRISPR RNA-guided endonuclease Cas9 (Cas9, originally named Csn1, is the large, multifunctional signature protein of type II CRISPR/Cas systems. It is well known even to general audiences because its RNA-guided endonuclease activity has made it a popular tool for custom editing of eukaryotic genomes.), whose product MRNSYILGLDIGITSVGYGIIDRVTREVIDAGVRLFPEANVENNEGRRSKRGARRLKRRRIHRLNRIKQLLKNAGLLEGDVLPKSTNPYEIRVRGLRSPLTKDELVIALLHIAKRRGIHNINIVGDDEETDSTLSTTAQLKKNEKALKGQFVCELQLDRLANAHQVRGEKNRFKTEDIVKEVRALLQQQQNFHNIDNSFVEQYIALLESRRTYYEGPGEGSPYGWDGDIKKWYEMLMGYCTYFPEELRSVKYAYTADLFNALNDLNNLVITRDDNSKLTYAEKYHIIENVFKQKKVPTLKQIAKEIGVNESDIKGYRINKSEKPLFTSFKLYHDLKSVFSDPTKLEDIDLLDRIAVVLTMYQDAESMKAALNTFPEVFSEAEKEKLSALTGYAGTHRLSLKCMNLLIPDLWQTSLNQMELFVKLNLKPQKLDLSQCHQIPTQLVDEFILSPVVKRAFTQSIKVINAIIQKYGLPDDIIIELAREKNSADKRKFLNQLQKKNEKARHEINTLVAQYGQPNAKRLVEKITLHQQQEGKCLYSLKDIPLEQLLKQPYLYEVDHIIPRSVSFDNSMQNKVLVLAEENAKKGNQTPYQYLNSREASMTYPEFKQHILNLSKAKDRISKKKRNYLLEERDINKFDVQKDFINRNLVDTRYATRELASLLKAYFKTHELPVKVKTINGGFTHYLRKVWKFDKDRNKGYKHHAEDALIIANADFLFKNQTLNKIEAILNEPGREVESDTVKVQSEDNYQDLFENTKKAFAIKNFKDFKFSHRVDQKPNRQLVNDTLYSTREVNEDLYVVQTLKDIYSKDNKDVKRLFDKQPEKFLMFQHDPETFKKFELAMKQYAEEKNPLARYYEEQGYITKYAKKGDGPPVKSLKYIGKKVGKHLDVTGDYEDSNRKLVKLSLKSFRFDIYHTDKGYKMVPITYLDVQKKEKYYYIPTEKYEALKQEKGINQNAQFIGSFYYNDLIEFDGELYRVIGINNGDKNLVELDMVDIRYKEYCELNSITTTPRIVKTISPKTQSIEKYTTDILGNLYKAQPGKKPQFIFNKDED is encoded by the coding sequence ATGCGTAATAGTTATATATTGGGTCTGGATATCGGTATTACTTCTGTTGGTTATGGCATCATTGATCGTGTCACAAGAGAGGTTATCGATGCAGGTGTCCGTTTATTTCCAGAGGCCAATGTTGAAAATAATGAAGGACGAAGAAGCAAAAGAGGGGCGCGTCGTTTAAAAAGAAGACGAATTCATCGCTTAAATCGAATCAAACAATTGCTTAAAAATGCTGGATTGTTAGAAGGCGACGTACTTCCTAAAAGTACGAATCCTTATGAGATTAGAGTGAGAGGTTTGCGTTCACCATTGACTAAAGATGAATTGGTAATTGCATTGTTACATATCGCTAAAAGAAGAGGTATTCACAACATCAATATTGTAGGTGATGATGAAGAAACGGATAGTACTTTATCTACAACAGCGCAGTTAAAGAAAAATGAGAAAGCATTAAAAGGTCAATTTGTATGTGAACTTCAATTAGACAGATTAGCGAACGCGCATCAAGTTCGAGGAGAGAAAAATAGATTTAAAACGGAAGATATTGTTAAAGAGGTACGTGCATTACTCCAACAACAACAAAATTTTCACAATATTGACAATTCATTCGTTGAGCAATACATAGCGTTACTTGAAAGTCGACGTACTTATTATGAAGGTCCGGGTGAAGGGAGCCCGTATGGATGGGATGGAGATATTAAGAAATGGTACGAAATGTTGATGGGGTATTGTACATATTTCCCAGAAGAATTGAGAAGTGTGAAGTACGCTTACACTGCAGATTTATTCAATGCGTTGAATGATTTGAATAACTTAGTGATTACACGAGATGACAATTCAAAATTAACTTATGCTGAAAAATATCACATCATAGAGAATGTGTTTAAGCAAAAAAAGGTGCCGACATTAAAACAAATTGCTAAAGAAATCGGTGTCAATGAAAGCGATATCAAAGGTTATCGAATCAATAAATCAGAAAAGCCGCTGTTCACATCGTTTAAGTTGTATCATGATTTAAAGTCGGTGTTCAGTGATCCAACGAAGCTTGAAGATATCGATTTACTTGATCGTATTGCTGTCGTTTTAACGATGTATCAAGATGCAGAGAGTATGAAAGCGGCATTGAATACATTTCCAGAAGTGTTTTCAGAAGCAGAAAAAGAGAAACTGAGTGCGTTAACGGGTTATGCCGGCACACATCGATTATCGTTAAAGTGTATGAATTTGTTAATTCCTGATTTATGGCAAACGTCATTAAATCAAATGGAATTGTTTGTGAAGCTCAACCTCAAACCTCAAAAACTAGATTTGTCTCAATGTCATCAAATTCCAACGCAACTTGTCGATGAATTTATTTTATCTCCTGTTGTTAAACGTGCATTTACACAATCCATCAAGGTTATCAACGCAATTATCCAAAAGTATGGCTTGCCTGATGATATTATTATAGAGTTAGCAAGAGAAAAAAATAGTGCGGATAAACGAAAGTTTTTAAATCAATTACAGAAAAAGAATGAAAAGGCGCGACATGAAATCAATACATTAGTCGCGCAGTATGGTCAACCGAATGCCAAGCGTTTAGTAGAGAAAATTACGCTTCATCAACAACAAGAAGGGAAATGTTTATATTCGCTTAAAGACATTCCTTTAGAACAATTGCTCAAGCAACCTTATTTATACGAAGTGGATCATATCATTCCGCGTTCCGTCTCGTTTGATAATTCTATGCAGAATAAAGTTTTAGTATTGGCTGAAGAAAACGCCAAAAAAGGGAACCAAACGCCATACCAATATTTGAATTCGAGAGAGGCTTCGATGACTTATCCGGAATTCAAACAACATATTTTAAACTTGAGTAAGGCTAAAGATCGAATCTCTAAAAAGAAAAGAAATTATTTATTAGAAGAAAGAGATATTAATAAATTTGATGTTCAAAAAGACTTTATCAATAGAAACTTAGTGGATACAAGATATGCGACACGTGAGTTAGCTTCATTGTTAAAAGCATATTTTAAAACGCATGAATTACCTGTAAAGGTGAAAACGATTAATGGTGGATTTACGCATTATTTAAGAAAAGTGTGGAAGTTTGATAAAGATCGAAACAAAGGATATAAACATCATGCTGAGGATGCTTTGATTATTGCAAATGCTGATTTTCTATTTAAAAATCAAACTTTAAATAAAATCGAAGCGATACTGAATGAACCTGGACGTGAAGTGGAATCTGATACTGTCAAAGTGCAGAGTGAAGATAATTATCAAGACTTGTTTGAAAATACGAAAAAAGCGTTTGCTATTAAAAACTTTAAAGACTTTAAGTTCTCTCATCGCGTCGATCAGAAACCTAATCGACAATTAGTGAATGACACCCTTTATTCGACACGCGAAGTGAATGAAGATTTGTACGTCGTTCAAACATTAAAAGATATATATAGTAAAGACAATAAAGATGTTAAACGCTTGTTTGATAAACAACCAGAAAAGTTTTTAATGTTTCAACATGACCCGGAAACATTTAAGAAATTTGAACTCGCAATGAAACAATATGCAGAAGAGAAAAATCCATTAGCGCGTTATTATGAAGAACAAGGGTATATCACAAAATATGCCAAAAAAGGAGATGGCCCACCTGTTAAAAGTTTGAAGTATATCGGAAAAAAAGTTGGAAAGCATTTAGATGTAACGGGTGATTACGAGGATTCGAATCGAAAGTTAGTTAAACTGTCGTTGAAGTCGTTTCGCTTTGATATATACCATACAGATAAAGGATATAAAATGGTTCCTATTACTTATTTAGATGTACAAAAGAAAGAAAAATATTATTATATCCCAACAGAAAAGTATGAGGCGCTTAAACAGGAAAAAGGCATCAATCAAAACGCTCAATTTATAGGATCGTTTTATTATAATGACCTCATTGAATTTGATGGAGAACTTTATCGTGTTATCGGAATCAATAATGGAGATAAAAACTTAGTTGAATTGGATATGGTGGATATCAGATATAAAGAATACTGTGAGCTCAATAGTATTACGACGACACCAAGGATTGTTAAAACCATTAGTCCTAAGACGCAATCCATTGAAAAATATACGACAGATATTTTAGGAAATTTGTATAAGGCACAACCTGGCAAAAAGCCACAATTCATTTTTAATAAGGATGAAGACTAA
- the cas1 gene encoding type II CRISPR-associated endonuclease Cas1 produces the protein MAWRIVYVAEVNRLSLNLNSLKIVKGDDEYKIPLNDIFAIVIEDLTVSITARLLVELSDYNILVIFCNQKHLPECVMQPVSGHYRQYNQTRAQLSWDHARKEELWKWIVKKKINNQIECMKHCQIDNERIEKMYELYRSVQIFDKNNIEGQAAKYYFNSFFTNFNRDNEDLLENAVLNYGYAILNAAIGRTLVAKGLIPSLGIHHIGGRNHFNLASDLIEPFRPLVDLYLMKYPPESFMTKEYRVKLVNLLHARVEIDGKMQTVIRAIELMIQSVIDYFREGQTSLLMFPNLAKYAFYEL, from the coding sequence ATGGCATGGAGAATTGTATATGTAGCAGAGGTGAATCGACTTTCCCTTAACCTAAACAGTCTTAAAATTGTAAAAGGAGATGACGAATATAAAATTCCTTTAAATGATATTTTTGCAATCGTGATAGAAGATTTAACTGTTTCAATTACGGCACGTTTATTAGTTGAGCTCTCAGATTATAATATCCTTGTTATCTTTTGTAATCAAAAACATTTACCAGAATGTGTGATGCAGCCTGTGTCTGGCCATTATAGGCAGTATAACCAAACCCGTGCACAACTTTCTTGGGATCATGCGAGAAAAGAAGAATTATGGAAATGGATTGTGAAGAAAAAAATCAACAATCAAATAGAATGCATGAAACATTGTCAAATTGATAATGAAAGAATTGAAAAGATGTATGAATTGTATCGCTCTGTACAAATTTTTGATAAAAACAATATTGAAGGGCAAGCAGCAAAATATTATTTTAATAGTTTTTTTACGAATTTCAACCGAGATAATGAGGATTTGCTTGAAAATGCAGTCTTAAACTATGGTTATGCTATTTTAAATGCTGCGATAGGAAGAACCTTAGTTGCAAAAGGTTTAATCCCTTCATTAGGCATACATCATATCGGTGGGCGTAATCATTTTAATCTTGCCTCTGATTTGATTGAACCTTTTCGACCATTAGTTGATTTGTACTTAATGAAATATCCGCCTGAATCGTTTATGACGAAAGAATATCGTGTCAAGTTAGTGAATCTTTTACATGCAAGGGTTGAGATTGATGGGAAGATGCAAACGGTCATAAGAGCTATTGAATTGATGATTCAATCTGTCATTGATTATTTTCGAGAAGGACAAACATCCTTATTAATGTTTCCAAATCTTGCTAAATACGCTTTTTATGAGTTATAG
- the cas2 gene encoding CRISPR-associated endonuclease Cas2 codes for MRVILMFDLPVETKQQRRIYSKFRKRLLENGFLMMQYSIYVKSVINRDAATLSVNQIKQFLPREGHVRALMITEKQYEKMQILLGEEDKNSVILGENRTILF; via the coding sequence ATGCGAGTCATCTTAATGTTTGACCTACCTGTTGAAACGAAGCAACAAAGAAGGATATATAGTAAGTTTAGGAAACGGCTACTCGAAAATGGATTTCTAATGATGCAATATTCAATCTATGTCAAAAGTGTCATCAATCGTGATGCAGCGACACTAAGTGTCAATCAGATTAAACAGTTTTTACCAAGAGAAGGCCATGTCCGTGCATTAATGATTACAGAGAAGCAATATGAAAAAATGCAAATTTTACTTGGAGAAGAAGATAAAAATAGTGTGATTTTAGGGGAAAATCGAACAATATTATTTTAG
- a CDS encoding NupC/NupG family nucleoside CNT transporter, giving the protein MHILIGVIGIVVFLALALVASSDKKNVRWHYIGLMLVIQLILAFFLLKTDIGIKIVGGIAKGFEYLLKQAAVGVNFVFGGLLNDGAMSFFLSVLLPIVFISALIGILQYTKILPLIINVLGFLISKINGMGRLESYNAVAAAILGQSEVFISLKKQLPYITKQRLYTLTASAMSTVSASIIGAYFTLIDPKYVVTAVVLNLFGGFIIASIINPYKVNEEDDKLLIDTEKKQQSFFEMLGEYILDGFKVAVIVGAMLIGYIALISLLNGLIGGIISLVSGGTLDWNFQTLIGFIFAPLAFLTGIPWNDAVDAGSIMATKLLSNEFVAMTELGKVHGLTERSLGVVSVFLVSFANFSSIGIISGAIKSLHDEKGDIVARFGLKLLFGATLVSFISATIAGFFL; this is encoded by the coding sequence ATGCATATTTTAATTGGGGTCATCGGGATTGTTGTTTTCTTAGCCCTCGCACTCGTTGCAAGTTCAGACAAAAAGAACGTGCGTTGGCATTACATCGGACTGATGCTTGTTATTCAGTTGATTTTAGCCTTTTTCCTACTCAAAACAGATATTGGTATTAAAATTGTCGGTGGTATCGCAAAAGGCTTTGAATATTTACTGAAACAAGCGGCAGTCGGTGTCAATTTCGTCTTCGGTGGATTACTGAATGACGGAGCGATGTCATTCTTCTTAAGTGTATTATTACCGATTGTATTCATTTCAGCACTCATCGGTATTTTACAATACACGAAGATTTTACCATTGATCATTAACGTTCTAGGCTTTTTAATCTCAAAAATTAATGGTATGGGTCGCTTAGAGTCGTACAATGCGGTTGCAGCTGCAATTTTAGGGCAATCTGAAGTGTTTATTTCGTTAAAAAAACAATTGCCTTATATTACAAAACAACGCTTGTATACATTAACTGCATCTGCAATGTCAACTGTATCAGCCTCCATCATTGGCGCTTACTTCACACTTATTGATCCTAAGTATGTTGTTACAGCCGTTGTATTGAACTTATTTGGCGGCTTCATCATCGCGTCGATTATCAATCCTTATAAAGTCAATGAGGAAGATGATAAGCTTCTGATTGATACAGAAAAGAAACAGCAGTCTTTCTTTGAAATGTTAGGTGAGTATATTTTAGATGGTTTTAAAGTCGCAGTGATTGTAGGGGCGATGTTGATTGGTTATATCGCTTTAATTTCATTGTTAAATGGGCTCATTGGGGGAATCATCAGCCTCGTTTCTGGTGGTACATTGGATTGGAACTTCCAAACATTAATTGGTTTTATCTTTGCGCCATTAGCGTTTTTAACAGGGATTCCTTGGAACGATGCCGTGGATGCTGGATCGATTATGGCGACAAAGTTATTGTCCAATGAATTCGTAGCCATGACTGAACTGGGTAAAGTCCATGGCTTAACAGAGCGTTCTTTAGGTGTTGTCTCTGTATTCTTAGTTTCATTTGCAAACTTTAGCTCAATCGGCATCATCTCAGGTGCAATTAAATCATTACATGATGAAAAGGGAGATATCGTCGCACGTTTCGGCTTGAAATTATTGTTTGGTGCAACACTCGTATCATTCATTTCTGCGACAATTGCAGGATTTTTCTTGTAA
- a CDS encoding CtsR family transcriptional regulator — MHNMSDIIEQYIKQLFEEAQDDVVEIQRAHIAQRFDCVPSQLNYVIKTRFTNEHGYEIESKRGGGGYIRITKVETKDQNNYIKRLIGLIGPALSQQQALYIIDGLLDNGLVTEREAKMIAAVVDRETLKMDVASRDIIRANILKRLLPVINYY, encoded by the coding sequence ATGCATAATATGTCTGACATCATAGAACAATACATCAAGCAATTGTTTGAAGAAGCGCAAGACGATGTTGTGGAAATTCAACGTGCACACATTGCACAGCGATTTGATTGTGTGCCTTCTCAGTTGAATTACGTCATCAAAACACGCTTTACGAATGAACATGGTTATGAAATAGAAAGCAAACGTGGTGGCGGTGGCTACATTCGAATTACTAAAGTGGAGACGAAAGACCAAAACAATTATATTAAACGATTAATCGGCTTGATTGGCCCTGCCCTTTCGCAACAACAAGCTTTATATATTATTGATGGTTTGTTAGACAATGGTTTAGTCACGGAGAGAGAAGCCAAGATGATTGCAGCAGTAGTGGATAGAGAAACGTTGAAAATGGATGTAGCTTCAAGAGATATCATCCGAGCCAATATTTTAAAACGGTTACTTCCTGTCATTAATTATTACTAG
- a CDS encoding UvrB/UvrC motif-containing protein: protein MKIDKRVLEKQHKDQHEHLNVRMYDQTGDESSDAQWHEGDDVEGTFVIQQILQHLAAKHGLSVDQVVYREQKRCPNCQMTLKDIAHVGKFGCHQCYQTFKEDVYDIVRRVQGGHIEHAGKCPKSAQHQRAIKKQLEAKRARLDQLVAQQAFEEAAVVRDEIQALERQSEVSRQDGE, encoded by the coding sequence ATGAAAATCGATAAACGAGTACTTGAGAAGCAACACAAAGACCAACATGAACATTTGAACGTTCGTATGTATGATCAAACGGGTGACGAGTCATCCGATGCACAGTGGCATGAAGGCGATGATGTTGAAGGCACTTTTGTGATTCAACAAATTTTACAACATTTGGCAGCAAAACATGGGCTGAGTGTCGATCAAGTGGTTTATCGAGAACAAAAACGTTGCCCGAATTGCCAAATGACGTTAAAAGATATTGCACATGTCGGCAAGTTCGGATGTCATCAATGTTATCAGACGTTTAAAGAAGATGTCTATGATATCGTAAGACGCGTACAAGGTGGGCATATCGAACATGCGGGTAAATGTCCGAAATCAGCGCAACATCAACGTGCAATCAAAAAGCAGCTCGAAGCCAAACGTGCGCGCCTTGATCAGTTAGTGGCGCAACAAGCATTTGAAGAAGCGGCTGTCGTGCGTGATGAGATTCAAGCGCTTGAGCGACAAAGTGAGGTGTCCCGACAAGATGGTGAATAA